One segment of Gemmatimonadota bacterium DNA contains the following:
- a CDS encoding DUF3800 domain-containing protein, producing MARLYVFADESGNLDFRPHTASGPTRYFVLTTLTCSGPEVGNHLLDLRRELAWDGLGLNSEFHATTDKQRIRDRVFAQIAPHDFRLDATILEKAKAMPHVRNTDERFYQYAWYYHMRYLLPRIRRGVTELMVVGASVGTKKRRAAFRDAVSDVMSQVAPTLDHRVASWDCRSDPCLQAADYCSWAIGRKWERDDARSYDLIKDKLVTEFDLWRNGTKLYY from the coding sequence ATGGCACGCCTCTACGTCTTCGCCGATGAAAGTGGCAACCTGGATTTCCGGCCGCACACAGCAAGCGGCCCAACGCGCTACTTCGTACTCACCACCCTCACATGCAGCGGCCCCGAGGTCGGCAACCACTTGTTGGATTTACGCAGGGAACTTGCGTGGGACGGTTTGGGGCTCAACTCGGAATTCCACGCCACCACGGACAAGCAGCGCATCCGCGACCGCGTCTTCGCCCAGATCGCCCCGCACGACTTCCGACTCGACGCGACAATCCTCGAAAAGGCGAAGGCGATGCCGCACGTTCGGAATACCGACGAGAGGTTCTACCAATACGCGTGGTACTACCACATGAGGTATCTGCTGCCGCGAATCCGGAGAGGCGTAACCGAGCTGATGGTTGTCGGTGCATCGGTAGGCACCAAGAAGCGACGCGCAGCCTTCAGGGACGCGGTCAGCGACGTGATGAGCCAGGTAGCACCAACGCTGGATCACCGGGTTGCGTCATGGGACTGTCGGAGCGACCCGTGCCTACAGGCTGCGGACTATTGCTCCTGGGCAATCGGAAGGAAGTGGGAGCGAGACGACGCGAGGTCCTATGACCTGATCAAAGACAAGCTGGTTACGGAGTTCGATCTCTGGAGGAACGGCACGAAGCTCTACTACTAG